Within the Manduca sexta isolate Smith_Timp_Sample1 chromosome 19, JHU_Msex_v1.0, whole genome shotgun sequence genome, the region CCTCTCATAGTAAGCGATATACGTGCCCAAATACAGTGGTAACACAACATACCTCTCTATAATGCGCCACAACAAAAACGACACGAAGGGCCGTGTCGTTTTTTTTGTGATGATTGTGATTGGCCGAGAAACCAGTGCGtgagtcacgtgttagtctctcgaccaatcacaatggaACGATACGGACTATCGTGTTATGTCATGTTTTGAGGAGGCTGAACTTTAAATCACAAAGCACTATGTACCATTGTACTGCGCTTGTAACCCTGTATTTACATCAACTTGCTACAATGTTTCAAACCTCACACAACTGCACTTGTACGGATGAAAGGGACATTCCGACAATGATTGTTACTTAGCAAATCAATTCCAGTTACCTAAAGCCACCACAccttttataaaagtatttagcatcAAAAACTAATTTGCAAGCACATCAATGGAACGGTAAACTagtgaagtaataattaaaacagcatttttcaACAAAGAGCCGAATGTAGTATCAATTATACTGTTTAACCGGTGGACGGCGACCTCTGTTCCACTTTTCCACCATTCTCGAAATGTACGAGTAACGCAATTACCACTGTAGTGGGTTAACGTAAAGGGGATTACAAGAGAGTAGAAAGTTTTGGctatataggtacctactgcTAATTGTGAGAAACCAGTATTTGACATCCTGTTTATTTGTGGCTAGATTTTTCTCGCGGCCATCTTGATTAAAGTTCCAATGTTAGGAAAAAAGCAGCCTATATCaattaggagtaatgtagctttttaGTGGTGAAAGATTTTTCAGAATGGGGACAGCATTAACGCAttcaaaaaatgacataatTAATGATCTATGTAAAAAACtgaatttcttatgtatctTCTCCCTATGACACCCTagtattagaatttatttcatGACACACAACACATTCACAAAAAACTTGTATTACTTCTTCATCAACTTTTCTATATTACTCccgacataatattttgaaagccgccataaactacaaaaacattaaacgaTATTCATACGAACCGTAGCAATCTCAACAGatattcataaaagtaaaaatattttatagtctcCGTCTAGTAAACAAACCGCCGTTCCATAATTCTGTAATggatcataataatattgaagagaaaatatttactttcataGTTAAGTAACGAGGGCTTATTAACTTAATGTCGCTCGAGACAATACCTAGAAACGTTGCGAAATGAACAGTATTTTTTAGGTATATATAGACTTTTTATGCTTTGCTAGCTAAACGAGCAAGCAGGTCACCTGGTATTGAGTAATCACATCCATGAATAGAAACATATCCAAAGTGTTACCGACATTTCAGGGTACTTGGGCACAATCTAAATAATCGAACAAAACGCAGCAGAAACACTGCCGTTCAACATTAGTTATTTGAATAGTGGTGTGTAGTACTAACCCAGTCGCGCTCATTCAAGGTACAGGCAAAATTATATTCAGTGTGAGTACATTTATTGACTCTATTggctttttttatattgatggCAAGCGGAGTGGAATCCAGATAgtctcgactgacgagatggTTACGCCTCGCCAGGCGACACGTAGAAATAGATCTAATTTACGAATTTGATAGGATGATTCAACAAATACCACAAGTTTGTAGCCCATCGAAGTGTTCGGTACGTCTAATCTTCAGCTTATCTTATCACATATATCTAACTGAACTATAAgtgtatcgaaataaaattccCGTTACTAAACTATGTATACTTTCCTCATAGGATCCAAAGTACAATCTATTATGAAATTTTCACTTACCAAATGTTCAGGCATGTTCCAATCCTCGTACATCCTCGCAACCAGCGGAAACACCTTCTCATTAATGATCTCTAGCGTGGTCAGTGTGATCTTCTCTATACTCGCGAAGTATTTCTCATACACCCATCTCAACTGCCAGTACAACTCCCCCCGTCTCTCTTTACTAACAGAATGGACTATTTTCAACAAATTTCTTATGTTATCCTCTGGTATCACCATTGCTATTCGATGCCAGTCCACGTGCGAGTTGAAAGGCATCACTACGGAGTCAGAGATCACTATAGGAATACACTGCGATGCTATTATATCCATGAGTATTGCTTGCGTCAGTCTTGCACTTCGGACCATCAAGCAAAACAGACCTTCCTTTAACACGTCTGGATATTTGAACTCTCTCCCAGTAGTATATTCGCATCGTTTACTATAATCTGTTCTTACATCATCTTTACACTTATCTAGTAGTAAGAGATCATTGGACGACGAAGCTATACTCTGCAGATCCTCCAGATAGTTCGTCGGTATGTTCAACTGCGCTGATATTATCAAGTAATTCTTTTGTTTCGGTTGCGTGCTGTCTATATTCTCGGCGACACGACTATAAACTGGTATTGAGACATCAAATCCGTAGCGAAATGTCCACGTGTTAAAGCCAGCTCCTGCTATAATGGCTTTGGATGTGTTGAGGTCTATAACGGTGTTGTAATTTGGCGCTGTTCCCGGCACCATATTGAAGATTAGGTGATTTTCGCCATTGTTCCAACTGTTGGACGATTTCTTTACGTTATTTTTGGTGGAAAAGTTTATGAAGTTATATTTggcaaaattcaaaatttatgttcattataatatagattagaAATATTTCTTACAGTTAACCATTCAACGAACGGATGATATGAAACATATcgctttttaattaataatattagtgtaatcagaaataataattattgtttgtgtgTTAATCCATACAACTAATTGAGAAATACATCTGAACAAAATTTAGTATTTCAACAGGTTTATCAGCAAGAAGAAAATTTATTGAActtgtaattaaattcaaagAATAATGAATGTCCAAATACAActagcttttttttattgccctTGAAGACAGATAAAGTGTCCACTTGATGAGTAGTGACCATCGTCGCCTTAGGCAATGCCAGATGCACAGACAAGGCATTATCcagcgcgaaatatttttttaatgttactgaAAATGGACATGCAGTAATGAGtgaattttcaaaaatcctACTGTAAGGatggtattatatatattttttttatcaaactatAGATGGCAGAAATGAGGTCACATCCTGATTTCAGGACCTTCCAGAGTTGGTCTTATGCTCTTcttcttaataatatgtttgttaacGAGAATGTATACAAAAACCCAGATTCTGAATAGACCTTTTGTTAGTTCAATGGCAAGTGAAAATCATGGTTTGAATATTAGTTTGCCTTCAGGAGTATTTGTGTGACTGTTAAGTGTTGGAtatgtttaaacaaataattgataGTTTAccttatcaaaacaaaatactgatCAAATAATAAGGAAAATGAAAATGGTTATTTAATAATGGTAATAATGTTAGTATATTACACAGTAGTAGGCATAGATTTGTGGTTGAAGGACCATTGTTATATTCAATTATACAGAGTACTGGGCTTAAGTGCATAGTTCGTCTTGTTTAATGATCCATACCGGGAAAATCATTTCCACTATGTACCTCTCCAGTATAGAAAGTAGCAtatatagtacatattttacatatcaGCCTGATGTCTAAAGCCcaaaatggcgataggctcgccccttgtCACATTAAAGGATGCAATATGAGTGGAAAGTGGGAACACTTGCTCTGTCTCTACCTATActtttagggataaaaggcggGTGTGTGTATTAAATCAGAACAGGTCCTATCTAGCATTTTCAGCAGTTCTTTCAAACaaacttatgtatttataataagagTATGATTACGTGAAACTGTGTGTTTTATGCAAgcaaatgtttgttacaaggaAACTAAAATGGTTTATAGGATttagataaaactatttatattgacCTCAATAGATTTTAACAAGTATCAAAATGAGGTGAATTGCTGGACcagataagaataaaaaaaaattattttctaataatatatacCCATACATTTAAACACCACAATTAATAGGTAGGCAAAAGCGCAAATACtacacccatttttcgccaaggaGATGAAGATTCTGTGAATTCAGACATAAAATTAACTCCAAACTCAGGTGTGGATTATAAATGGATAACCTCATATGAATAATCATCCCTCCACAGTTGACAATCTATGTCGACCCTATAGTCACCGTCAAATACAGAGGGGACACTTTGCCatgtatgaatataaaaaaattatacaatacttGTGACTCAGTGcattaactattattttatgagtTGGTGCAAGCATTTTTAAGACTGCATATGTTTTATAAAGAAGTGATTTTGActtattaaactatatttagttCTAGACTTTCATCAttcaaaattacataaattttattttaatattacgaatATATTTCAACATAATTGATAATTTGATGACTGtgaaatatgtatacatttgaATTAGGTTTTGcacatattataattgtaaaagttaatattttctgTCAGTTGTTGCTTGGACATTCTCATcacacatttaattattaatcaataagaattacttataattttttaaattttcaaataattaacatagtATTGGATAGTGTAATGCAATACTTACTATTCAAGTGACTGGAGTGCTTGTGACACATGTTTACTAGAAAAACTAGCTTGATTTAACAAATCTATGCTGGGGACTAGTAGGCACGCCTCCTCTGGGTTCGGCGTATAGTATTTACTATGTTTTATTGTAtctaatatcatataaaattctCTAGAAAAATGTGATACAGAATTCCCTTTAGCAGTCTGATAGTTTTTCAATGGATATATATAAATGGTTATCTTGTCGTGGCCTCCTCTGCCGCATTTGTACACGTCGAAGCACTCCCAATATGTACAATTCCCGAGACGAGGTTGCGTATAAGGCGCGTCATCTTCCAACCTCTGTACTTCGCTTCTGGATTCCAAATTCACCGGCAAAAACACGTTCGTCCGCGGGGCGCTGCCACTGAGCGCGTTGAACACCACAGTAAACACTAGAGACACCACTATAAACAAAAGTAGGCCCACGAAAAATCTATGATACAAAATTTTCCTATACGACGTGTATTTAGAGTGCCTTGCAGTTTTTAAGAGCGACTCCGCAGCCATTTGTGATTTCGACGATTAATGTAATATTCTCATTTTACCTGTGCCTCCCATTTTCATATAAACAAATGATTCTCattcaaaaaattaataaattgtaaaacacGATAATACTACTGTGATGGGGAATTGACGCATCCACTGACGGATCACGCACAGAACCAATGACAGAGGCCGACTATGTTGACACTAGAGCAGTGAAAATTGTATACTGTTTAGTCGATTATCTTCGTGTACTaggatatcaaaattattaatatatagaaaacTGAGACATACTTGAATTTTTTtcattgcattttttaaatgGAGCGCTCTAAAATCTTACATGGCCCTATAAAAACAAGAGTAGGTAATTTTAATCTCATTATAAGCGATGTTTGTGGCACATCAAGAATGTTCTTACGAGCaatgattccttatgtttaggcgaatgttaaacattgaaattaaactaattttccggattctatcgcggttttttgttttttattttctcccgacgtttcgaagactttgcagccttcagtcccccccgtgaccatgaaggctgcaaatgTGAATCAtgttgtaacaataaaatgcaACAAAGGCGTTCTTTTTTCGCCATATGTGatccgtctcatgatgtaataAGAGCGAGCTTATCGCcttatcggacacaaattttagcttgatactgagcagaaaaaacaaTTCCACATACCCGTGAAACAAAACTGGGACCTCAAAGCAGTATCGTACTATGCACATGGTACAGCTGCGCCATCAGTTCTTGATGGTTCAAATTAAGAGTTTCATTtccaacaaaatgtataaattttttaGCCTGATCtctaaaatattcaaacttcGGGTAATCCCAAAGAGTATTTGATTCTCATAAGCATTATGTTTGATTGGTATCACAAAAACCCTTTGTGTAAAGTGctcatttctttattaatttagtagtcattttattgaacttttaaaataatgtccGTAAGACGCAAGACATAACAATAACGCAAGACAGTTTTTTAATAGTAACAACAGTTATAAAAGTTGGCCTTACTGCCGTATCTCAAAAATCCATTCTGTATATTATACGATTTCTAAGTTCTAGATTTACAATATACTTTAGCAGATTAAACAGTGCCTATTAATAGccataacatattttgttttttgtgtcaaatcaaaaatatcaaaataaaaatagtcgaCAATCGAAATGTTTTCATTCAATAACAAATCGTGTTGCAGTACTGTTGCGTGTGCCTAGTCACTAGTGACGACGTGAGacagttgttttttttgtttttctgtcAGTTTTGTGTTGTGCGTAGTTGTGGTTGTGTTTCTGATggcttgattaattttgttatttattttaatttccaattTCGAGGTAATATTTCGGTTTGAGCTTGACCAACGATGGCACTACTACCTCCAGATCCTGTGTACACAATAAGAAACGTAGATAACGTGCCCGTATACTCGTTGGCGTTTAACTTTTTGCCTGGGGGTCTAGAGAGGTTACTAGCCGGCTCGAAAAATGG harbors:
- the LOC115440710 gene encoding exostosin-2, giving the protein MAAESLLKTARHSKYTSYRKILYHRFFVGLLLFIVVSLVFTVVFNALSGSAPRTNVFLPVNLESRSEVQRLEDDAPYTQPRLGNCTYWECFDVYKCGRGGHDKITIYIYPLKNYQTAKGNSVSHFSREFYMILDTIKHSKYYTPNPEEACLLVPSIDLLNQASFSSKHVSQALQSLEYWNNGENHLIFNMVPGTAPNYNTVIDLNTSKAIIAGAGFNTWTFRYGFDVSIPVYSRVAENIDSTQPKQKNYLIISAQLNIPTNYLEDLQSIASSSNDLLLLDKCKDDVRTDYSKRCEYTTGREFKYPDVLKEGLFCLMVRSARLTQAILMDIIASQCIPIVISDSVVMPFNSHVDWHRIAMVIPEDNIRNLLKIVHSVSKERRGELYWQLRWVYEKYFASIEKITLTTLEIINEKVFPLVARMYEDWNMPEHLYGPVNPLFLPVTASKSPGFTAVILTYDRVESLFTLIRKLVRTPSLAKILVVWNNQRKAPPPSSEWPVINKPLKVIRTSENKLSNRFYPYDDIETECQLTIDDDIVMLTPDELEFGFDVWREFPDRIVGFPSRLHVWDNVTNSWRYHSEWTNQISMVLTGAAFHHKIWSWYYTHRMPAAVRQWVDDAFNCEDIAMNFLVANVTRKPPIKVTPRKKFKCPECTNTEMLSADARHMSQRSACIDRFTTIFGHMALQAVEFRADPLQYRETGSGVPHAYPDIGAL